In the Cloacibacillus sp. genome, one interval contains:
- the yfcC gene encoding putative basic amino acid antiporter YfcC has translation MAQNRTRWIPDTYIIIFFVVLFAALLTWTVPVGKFETHEITYTMGSSEKSRSVLVPESFQYELGKDGKPVMNGVKLFEPYGETGVLNYAFEGLVSGDKWGSAVGVVAFILIVGGAFGIVLRTGAIESGMKRMIKKTKGMDTLIIPVLFFLFSLGGAVFGMGEEAIPFVFIVVPVVIALGYDSIVAVMITYCATQIGFGASWMNPFSVAIAQGIAQIPVLSGSGFRIFMWFFFTLLGMLYTWRYAVKIRKDPSLSPVRESDNYFREELEAAGETDERFGLGDILVILTIALGMVWTIWGVVEKGYFIPEIASQFFVMGLVSGIIGVIFKLNGMRVNDIAVSFRAGASDLLGAAIVVGMAKGIILVLGGDSPTVPTVLNTVLHNVGLMISGLSPVISAWLMYLFQSVFNFFVVSGSGQAALTMPLMAPLADIAGVTRQVAVLAFQLGDGFTNLIVPTSAVMMASIGAARIDWATWAKWQIKFQGILFLCGSLFVIAAVVVGFN, from the coding sequence ATGGCGCAAAACAGGACACGGTGGATACCGGATACCTACATTATCATCTTTTTTGTCGTTCTCTTCGCCGCGCTTTTGACATGGACCGTACCGGTGGGAAAGTTTGAGACTCACGAGATAACTTACACTATGGGCAGCTCCGAGAAGAGCCGCAGCGTGCTCGTGCCGGAGTCGTTCCAGTATGAGCTCGGCAAAGACGGCAAGCCTGTAATGAACGGCGTAAAGCTCTTCGAGCCCTACGGAGAGACCGGCGTCCTCAACTATGCATTTGAGGGGCTCGTCTCGGGAGACAAATGGGGCTCGGCCGTCGGCGTCGTCGCCTTCATCCTCATCGTCGGCGGTGCCTTCGGCATCGTCCTCCGAACCGGCGCGATTGAATCGGGTATGAAGCGCATGATAAAGAAGACAAAGGGCATGGATACGCTGATAATCCCCGTGCTTTTCTTTCTTTTCTCTCTCGGCGGAGCCGTCTTCGGCATGGGCGAGGAGGCTATCCCCTTTGTTTTTATCGTCGTCCCCGTTGTGATCGCGCTCGGCTACGACTCGATAGTGGCAGTGATGATCACCTACTGCGCGACACAGATCGGCTTCGGCGCTTCGTGGATGAACCCCTTCAGCGTCGCGATCGCGCAGGGCATCGCGCAGATACCGGTGCTCTCCGGCTCCGGCTTCCGCATCTTCATGTGGTTCTTCTTCACCCTGCTCGGCATGCTCTATACCTGGCGCTACGCAGTAAAGATACGCAAAGATCCCTCTCTTTCGCCGGTCCGTGAATCCGACAACTATTTCCGCGAAGAGCTGGAAGCGGCGGGCGAGACGGACGAGAGGTTCGGCCTCGGCGACATTCTCGTGATCCTCACGATCGCGCTCGGCATGGTCTGGACCATCTGGGGCGTCGTCGAAAAAGGATACTTTATACCGGAGATAGCTTCGCAGTTTTTCGTCATGGGCCTCGTCTCCGGCATCATCGGCGTCATATTCAAACTCAACGGTATGAGGGTCAACGATATCGCCGTCTCCTTCAGAGCGGGAGCATCCGACCTTCTCGGCGCGGCAATCGTCGTCGGCATGGCAAAGGGCATCATCCTCGTGCTCGGCGGAGATTCGCCGACGGTGCCGACGGTGCTTAACACCGTGCTCCACAATGTCGGGCTGATGATCTCCGGACTCTCGCCGGTGATCTCTGCCTGGCTGATGTATCTCTTCCAGTCGGTATTCAACTTCTTCGTCGTCTCCGGTTCCGGACAGGCAGCGCTGACGATGCCTCTGATGGCGCCGCTCGCGGATATCGCCGGCGTAACGCGTCAGGTCGCGGTGCTCGCCTTCCAGCTCGGCGACGGCTTCACGAACCTCATCGTCCCGACCTCGGCGGTCATGATGGCCTCGATCGGCGCCGCCCGCATCGACTGGGCCACCTGGGCGAAATGGCAGATAAAGTTCCAGGGCATTCTCTTCCTCTGCGGTTCTCTCTTTGTCATCGCAGCCGTCGTCGTCGGATTTAATTAA
- a CDS encoding carbon starvation CstA family protein: MLTFFIALLTLVVGFLTYSVVVERLLPPDDRETPAIAHPDGVDYLPLPIWKSFLIQLLNIAGLGPIFGALSGALWGPVVYFWIVFGTIFAGGVHDYFSGMLSERHNGASISEIVGIYLGPQMKTVMRIFAVVLLVLVGTTFSTGPAGLLALLTPKSLNVTFWLAIILVYYFLATLLPIDKIIGRFYPFFGAALIVMCVGVGGGLVVRGYELPEMWNSFANLHPRALPIWPLMFITVACGAISGFHATQSPMMARCITSEYQGRKVFYGAMVAEGVIALIWAAAGVSVYNGTQGLWDATTSLAGQSALVYDICIRVLGPVGGVLAMIGVIVCPITSGDTAFRSARLTLADWFGIDQKPRTKRLLLSVPLLLCGALLSNMNFQVIWRYFSWSNQTLAMIALWAAAVFLCKVHHNFWPLAIPATFMSAVSSTYILVAPEGFGPMISKMVSGETLTGAAAIDAAAKVGYPVGIAFAALCFAIFWFKCIRTNAAE; encoded by the coding sequence ATGTTGACGTTTTTTATTGCACTTTTAACGTTGGTTGTAGGGTTTTTGACATATTCGGTCGTCGTGGAAAGGCTTCTGCCTCCTGACGACAGAGAGACGCCCGCAATCGCCCATCCGGACGGCGTCGACTATCTGCCGCTCCCCATATGGAAATCCTTCCTCATCCAGCTGCTGAACATCGCGGGATTAGGACCTATCTTCGGCGCCCTCTCCGGCGCTCTCTGGGGACCGGTCGTCTACTTCTGGATCGTCTTCGGTACGATTTTCGCCGGCGGCGTGCATGACTATTTCTCCGGTATGCTCTCGGAGCGCCATAACGGCGCGAGCATCTCCGAAATAGTCGGAATCTACCTCGGCCCGCAGATGAAGACGGTCATGCGTATCTTCGCGGTGGTGCTGCTGGTACTCGTTGGAACGACATTCTCGACGGGACCGGCCGGACTTCTGGCGCTTCTTACGCCAAAATCGCTCAACGTCACCTTCTGGCTGGCAATCATTCTTGTCTATTATTTCCTCGCCACGCTCCTGCCGATAGACAAGATAATAGGGCGCTTCTACCCCTTCTTCGGCGCGGCGCTGATCGTCATGTGCGTGGGAGTCGGCGGCGGCCTTGTGGTACGGGGATATGAGCTGCCGGAGATGTGGAACAGCTTCGCGAACCTCCATCCGCGCGCGCTTCCAATATGGCCGCTGATGTTTATCACCGTCGCCTGCGGAGCGATTTCTGGCTTCCACGCGACACAGTCGCCGATGATGGCGCGCTGCATAACGAGCGAATATCAGGGACGCAAGGTATTCTACGGAGCGATGGTCGCCGAAGGCGTCATCGCGCTGATATGGGCCGCAGCCGGCGTCAGCGTTTACAACGGCACACAGGGACTTTGGGACGCGACCACCAGCCTCGCCGGACAGTCGGCGCTCGTTTATGACATCTGCATCAGGGTGCTCGGCCCCGTGGGCGGCGTGCTCGCGATGATCGGCGTCATCGTCTGCCCGATAACATCCGGCGACACCGCATTCCGCTCCGCGCGACTCACGCTTGCCGACTGGTTCGGCATCGACCAGAAGCCTCGCACGAAGCGTCTGCTGCTCTCCGTCCCGCTCCTTCTCTGCGGCGCGCTGCTTTCAAATATGAACTTCCAGGTCATCTGGCGCTACTTCTCATGGTCAAACCAGACCCTCGCGATGATCGCCCTCTGGGCGGCAGCGGTGTTCCTCTGCAAGGTACACCACAACTTCTGGCCGCTCGCGATACCAGCGACCTTCATGTCGGCTGTATCAAGTACATATATCCTTGTGGCCCCCGAAGGTTTCGGCCCGATGATCTCAAAGATGGTCTCCGGCGAGACCCTCACGGGAGCGGCGGCGATCGACGCGGCCGCCAAGGTCGGCTATCCAGTCGGCATCGCTTTCGCCGCGCTCTGCTTCGCGATCTTCTGGTTCAAATGCATCCGCACCAACGCCGCTGAATAA
- a CDS encoding nitroreductase family protein, with product MIDKKAAADHKITELIAERWSPRAFSDKKLEPEKILSLFEAARWAPSAFNEQPWRFITAFKSDPQEFEKMLSCLAKSNQVWAKRAQMLIILVVKNKFDYNGKPNRWAMHDCGLALENLLLEAAAQGLQGHPMAGFSTDAVRETYGVPEDYEPLAAVAVGYVGEPELLEGELRDRELDKRERLPLDGFVFEGKWRQPIKK from the coding sequence ATGATCGACAAAAAAGCGGCAGCAGACCATAAAATAACCGAACTCATCGCCGAGCGCTGGAGCCCGCGCGCCTTCTCAGATAAAAAACTCGAACCGGAAAAGATACTCTCCCTCTTCGAAGCGGCGCGCTGGGCCCCCTCCGCCTTCAACGAACAGCCTTGGCGCTTCATCACAGCCTTCAAGAGCGACCCGCAGGAATTTGAGAAGATGCTCTCCTGCCTCGCAAAATCCAATCAGGTATGGGCAAAGAGGGCGCAGATGCTTATCATTCTCGTAGTAAAAAATAAATTCGACTACAACGGTAAGCCTAACCGCTGGGCCATGCATGACTGCGGGCTCGCGCTGGAAAACCTTCTGCTTGAGGCCGCCGCGCAGGGCCTGCAGGGACATCCGATGGCAGGATTCTCCACGGACGCCGTACGCGAAACTTACGGCGTGCCCGAAGACTACGAACCGCTGGCCGCCGTCGCCGTAGGTTACGTGGGAGAACCGGAGCTGCTTGAGGGCGAGCTCAGAGACCGCGAGCTTGACAAGCGCGAACGCCTGCCGCTGGACGGCTTCGTCTTCGAGGGTAAATGGCGGCAGCCAATCAAAAAATAG
- a CDS encoding M48 family metallopeptidase, with amino-acid sequence MKIVKAVLVAMALVIIAAPLPSEALISHAEAKRIWNKVAEPTALTALPFYIKDEKTPNAWVTNGESVTVTTGLLDILDTEAELYAVFAHEAGHVKLNHLHKSASRSAGLSIAAAVLGQLLGGNIAGTAVNVGANLVNSGWSREQEIEADDYSVELAVKMGEDPVGMYSAISKLAKINNTQPSGFNSHPPDDRRLTHIKNKILELKPHAKFPEN; translated from the coding sequence ATGAAGATAGTGAAGGCCGTCCTCGTGGCGATGGCATTGGTGATCATCGCCGCCCCGCTCCCCTCGGAGGCGCTGATTTCGCATGCGGAGGCTAAGAGGATATGGAACAAGGTGGCGGAACCGACGGCGCTGACCGCGTTGCCGTTTTATATAAAAGACGAAAAGACGCCGAACGCCTGGGTGACAAACGGAGAATCCGTAACGGTAACCACCGGCCTGCTGGATATACTCGACACCGAGGCCGAGCTTTACGCCGTATTCGCCCATGAGGCGGGACACGTCAAACTCAACCATCTCCACAAAAGCGCCTCACGCAGCGCCGGACTCTCAATCGCGGCGGCGGTCCTCGGACAGCTGCTGGGCGGTAATATTGCCGGCACCGCCGTCAATGTCGGCGCTAACCTTGTAAATTCGGGCTGGAGCCGCGAACAGGAGATCGAGGCGGACGACTACTCCGTGGAGCTCGCCGTCAAAATGGGAGAGGACCCCGTCGGCATGTACAGCGCGATCAGTAAGCTCGCGAAAATAAACAATACTCAGCCAAGCGGCTTCAATTCACACCCGCCGGACGACCGCCGGCTCACCCACATAAAAAACAAAATCCTCGAACTAAAGCCCCACGCCAAGTTCCCGGAAAATTAG
- a CDS encoding pyrimidine/purine nucleoside phosphorylase codes for MIEKLENVTAIAKANVYFDGKVVSHTVYMENGDRKTLGLFLPGEYEFGTGDAEIMDLTDGVCQVLLPGSSEWQELKAGETFNIPANSKFGFRCYVPVQYVCSYVKA; via the coding sequence ATGATCGAAAAGTTGGAAAATGTAACAGCGATAGCTAAGGCGAATGTATATTTTGACGGAAAAGTAGTCAGCCACACTGTTTATATGGAAAACGGCGACCGCAAAACGCTCGGCCTCTTCCTCCCAGGCGAGTATGAGTTCGGAACGGGCGACGCGGAGATCATGGATCTCACCGATGGCGTCTGCCAGGTGCTGCTTCCCGGTTCCTCCGAGTGGCAGGAGCTCAAGGCTGGCGAGACCTTCAATATACCGGCGAACAGCAAGTTCGGTTTCCGCTGCTACGTGCCCGTGCAGTATGTCTGCTCCTACGTAAAGGCCTGA
- the nudC gene encoding NAD(+) diphosphatase, producing MSFYYIFQNGKIILKEDGAIPEAAEIDGLRQNFLNSGYVDKEDKEGDHWAELEVTAELPKGFTAGERRGCWTAVGEEQFFRIGKAFHYMDWQRLHKYCGKCGAENSFDPEEGAMKCPACGELFYPVISPAIIVCVEKEGKILLGHGVNFPAGRYSVLAGFVEPGESLEECVAREVYEESRIRVKNIKYFTSQPWPFPRSLMLGFIAEWESGDICPDTTEVTDVRWFAPHEIPEYYRGISISAKLIEDFIKRHTKY from the coding sequence ATGTCCTTTTACTATATATTTCAAAACGGTAAAATAATCCTCAAAGAAGACGGCGCCATACCGGAGGCGGCGGAGATCGACGGACTCAGGCAAAACTTTCTCAACTCCGGATACGTCGACAAAGAGGATAAAGAGGGAGATCATTGGGCGGAGCTTGAAGTAACAGCGGAACTGCCAAAGGGATTTACCGCCGGCGAACGGCGCGGCTGCTGGACGGCTGTCGGCGAGGAGCAATTCTTCCGTATCGGCAAAGCCTTTCACTACATGGACTGGCAGCGGCTCCACAAATACTGCGGTAAATGCGGCGCGGAGAACTCCTTCGACCCCGAAGAGGGGGCGATGAAGTGTCCCGCGTGCGGCGAACTCTTCTACCCAGTCATCTCGCCCGCAATCATCGTCTGTGTTGAAAAAGAGGGAAAGATCCTGCTTGGCCACGGCGTCAACTTTCCCGCAGGGCGCTACAGCGTGCTCGCGGGCTTCGTAGAACCGGGAGAGAGCCTTGAAGAATGCGTCGCGCGCGAAGTCTACGAGGAATCCAGAATCCGCGTCAAAAACATAAAATACTTCACCAGCCAGCCCTGGCCCTTTCCGCGTTCGCTGATGCTAGGCTTCATTGCCGAATGGGAGTCGGGCGACATCTGCCCCGATACCACCGAAGTCACAGACGTCCGCTGGTTCGCCCCCCACGAGATACCGGAATATTACCGCGGTATCAGTATCTCCGCAAAACTCATAGAGGATTTTATCAAGAGACATACAAAATACTGA
- the cobO gene encoding cob(I)yrinic acid a,c-diamide adenosyltransferase, with protein MFGSKGLIEIYTGDGKGKTTAALGLAVRACGHGARVAIVQFMKGWARYGELTAVKHLPGVTLIHTGREKCIFRGDETNEDFTEAARGLKEAEKFITSCEYDLVILDEINVAIDFGLVDADDVAELLRGKPEKTEIVLTGRNAPKSLLDMADLVSEMKEIKHPYRRGITARKGIEY; from the coding sequence ATGTTTGGTTCAAAGGGACTCATCGAGATATACACCGGAGACGGCAAGGGCAAGACGACCGCCGCCCTGGGGCTGGCTGTGCGCGCCTGCGGCCACGGCGCGCGCGTCGCGATCGTACAGTTTATGAAGGGCTGGGCGCGGTATGGCGAGCTCACCGCCGTCAAACACCTGCCGGGAGTGACGCTGATCCACACCGGACGCGAAAAATGTATCTTCCGCGGAGACGAAACGAACGAAGACTTCACAGAGGCGGCGCGCGGACTCAAAGAGGCGGAAAAATTCATCACCTCATGCGAATATGATCTCGTGATATTGGATGAGATCAACGTGGCGATAGACTTCGGGCTTGTTGACGCCGACGACGTGGCGGAGCTGCTTCGCGGCAAACCGGAAAAGACCGAAATTGTGCTAACGGGGAGAAACGCGCCAAAATCGCTGCTTGACATGGCCGATCTTGTCAGCGAAATGAAAGAGATCAAACACCCCTACCGCCGGGGAATCACCGCGCGCAAAGGCATCGAATATTAA
- a CDS encoding rubrerythrin family protein, protein MSTTQENFATAFAGESQANRKYLMFAEQAEKDGFAGVAKLFRATAAAETIHAFAEFRAKGGVGTTADNLQAGIDGETYEFSEMYPPMIEQAKAEGNTEAARIFHYANEAEKVHAKLYKEALSDISNTDADYYLCPICGFIHKGETSSPCPICGAKPSIFKKF, encoded by the coding sequence ATGTCAACAACACAGGAAAATTTCGCAACCGCATTCGCAGGAGAATCACAGGCCAACCGTAAGTACCTCATGTTCGCCGAACAGGCGGAGAAAGACGGATTCGCCGGCGTAGCCAAGCTCTTCCGCGCCACCGCGGCGGCAGAGACCATCCACGCCTTCGCCGAGTTCAGAGCCAAGGGCGGAGTCGGCACCACAGCGGATAACCTCCAGGCAGGTATCGACGGAGAGACCTACGAATTCTCAGAGATGTACCCCCCGATGATCGAACAGGCAAAGGCCGAAGGCAACACAGAGGCCGCCCGTATCTTCCACTATGCTAACGAGGCCGAGAAGGTACACGCTAAACTCTACAAAGAGGCGCTATCCGATATAAGCAACACCGACGCCGACTATTACCTCTGCCCCATCTGCGGATTCATCCACAAGGGCGAGACCAGCAGCCCCTGTCCCATCTGCGGCGCGAAACCCTCGATTTTCAAGAAGTTCTAG